Within Sorangiineae bacterium MSr11367, the genomic segment CGGCATACAACGCCTCGTTCGACCAGGCGAAGCGAACATGCGTGGTCACCCCGGTCGACGCGCCCGAGTAATCCGTGTCGAAGGCGATCTCCGGCGCCCGCTTCCAGATGGCGTCGTCGAGCTTTCCGTCGATCGTCGGTGTGCCCCTGACGGCGTGGGCCTCCGGCTTCGTTTCCCCCGCATCGGGCTTCGCGGTGTCGGCGTCGTCCACGCCTTCCTCGAGCGTGAATCCGGCCATCGCGTAGAACGGCGCCTTCCGGGCCACCCCGAGGAGTGCCGCACCGTCGCCCTTCACCTCGGGCGATGCGAGGTCCACGCCGAACTTCTTCGCGGCCGCCTCCAGCAACGGCGACGTGCGATGCCCACCGAGCTCCCGGGCCAGATCGGAGCGGTCCCAGTAGCCGAGCAGCTGCGCGCCCACGCGATCGACCAAAATGGGATTCACGCCCCCGACGGCGAAGTTCTTGGCGCTCGGCACGAGCTTCTGAAAGCCGTCGCCCGCCATCGCCGGTGCCCCTTCCGCCAGCACGGCATCCGGCGCCTCGACCTCGAGAACGTCGGCGATGCGCTCCGCGAAGGCTTCCAGCGCCGCCACGTACGCCTCCCGCGTCTCCGTGCCGCGCTTTTTCGCGTCGAGCCACGGATTGAGCTCGCGGTGCATGCGCCACTTCTGGCGAAACGCCGGCGCCTTGTCGGAAAGCATCACCGTGCCCTGCATGCCTTTGATGCCCAGCGAAAACACGGCGAATCGATGCGCCTTCGCCTTGGGGAGCGACAGGAAAAGCCCGTGGTCGAGGTGCTCGGCGAGGAGCTTCGGAATCATCAAGGTCGGGACGCTGGTCTTCTCCATCCCGGAGAGCCCGATGGCCTTTCCCGGCTGCGTGCCCTGCACATCGAAGACGCCGTCGTCATCCATGGCCACGAGCGGCACGTGCTCTTCGTCGGTCATCTTCTTGTAGCCGGAGACATCGATCAGGCGCTCCCAATCCGCATGGGTGGCCCCCCACCCTTCCGCCACGGTGATGTTCACGTGGCCGCGCCCGCGCAGGCAACGAATGACCCCGCGCACGAACTCCGGATCGGTGATGCGCCCGCGCAGGCCGTCGTCACCGCCGCTCTTCTTGGGATCCTTGAACCAATCGAAGCCGCCCAAGTTCGGCTTGAGAAGCACCGGCGTATCCGGGGAGCGGACCGGCACGGAGGCCTGGCAGATCCGCTCTCCGAGCTCGCGCGGGCTCCCGCCTTCGAGCACGGTGACCGGCGCCGGCGCGTGAAGGCGCT encodes:
- a CDS encoding DUF362 domain-containing protein, with translation MSAHPLCVFALGTALASSGCARCGASGSSATAEAHDAAVGVDAAPDLVSAASVHERDSLPLGDDGGGAKVAGAETIDVARWRARNRERLHAPAPVTVLEGGSPRELGERICQASVPVRSPDTPVLLKPNLGGFDWFKDPKKSGGDDGLRGRITDPEFVRGVIRCLRGRGHVNITVAEGWGATHADWERLIDVSGYKKMTDEEHVPLVAMDDDGVFDVQGTQPGKAIGLSGMEKTSVPTLMIPKLLAEHLDHGLFLSLPKAKAHRFAVFSLGIKGMQGTVMLSDKAPAFRQKWRMHRELNPWLDAKKRGTETREAYVAALEAFAERIADVLEVEAPDAVLAEGAPAMAGDGFQKLVPSAKNFAVGGVNPILVDRVGAQLLGYWDRSDLARELGGHRTSPLLEAAAKKFGVDLASPEVKGDGAALLGVARKAPFYAMAGFTLEEGVDDADTAKPDAGETKPEAHAVRGTPTIDGKLDDAIWKRAPEIAFDTDYSGASTGVTTHVRFAWSNEALYAAYRLESLEPNTDMSRPIEVEREGLHQENCVELFLAPDPKNPRRYAEIELGPHGHYFDILIWAEGERRKWDTKWSGNLRMGTSRDPATKSAIIEVAIAAPEIVAALSAGARLPLGLFRMEGKEKPRRYLAFSPARTKSPNFHVPEAFGTLVIDP